One segment of Lytechinus pictus isolate F3 Inbred chromosome 13, Lp3.0, whole genome shotgun sequence DNA contains the following:
- the LOC135156408 gene encoding putative sodium-coupled neutral amino acid transporter 11, which produces MVRQGWVDSPQPLQRHLILTLIIVGLVLGISMSTSCLGLVLTVNGVICAVPLICFPSLCYLRVAEGSIYGRDKLPSLLISFVGLIIIISGIVTMIVDRNLTTCTQSEGFAYCNPSDVLVNASAMPLPISLQPASPLLGGQS; this is translated from the exons ATGGTCCGTCAGGGATGGGTCGATTCACCTCAACCTCTCCAAAGACATCTCATTCTCACCCTCATCATCGTAGGTCTTGTTCTTGGTATCTCCATGAGTACTTCATGTCTTGGCTTGGTTCTCACTGTCAAC GGGGTTATCTGTGCAGTGCCCCTCATCTGTTTCCCATCATTGTGCTACCTACGCGTGGCGGAGGGCTCCATCTACGGTCGGGACAAACTTCCCTCCCTCCTGATCTCATTCGTaggactcatcatcatcatatccgGCATCGTCACCATGATCGTCGATCGCAACCTCACCACCTGCACCCAGAGCGAGGGGTTCGCGTACTGCAACCCCTCCGATGTCCTCGTAAACGCATCGGCCATGCCTCTTCCCATCAGCCTCCAGCCTGCCTCCCCCCTCCTTGGTGGCCAGTCATAG